The genomic interval GAGTTAAAAAAGATAAATTTAGAAGATGAAACCATTGAGCAATATGGAGCGGCAGATGTTGACCATCTTACGTGGAAACAAATGTTTGACGGATATACTTGCACGGAATGCGGAAGATGTTCTGATGCTTGTCCGGCAAATAAAACCGGTAAACTTCTTTCGCCGAGAGAAATAATTATTAACGTAAGAAAACGTACTGTTGAAAAAGCTCCTTTGATTTTGGAAAAATCCGAAAATACGGAATTATTGGAAAAAACATTAATCCATAATTATATAACTCCCGAAGAACTTTGGGCATGCACAACTTGCGGCGCTTGTATGCAGGAATGTCCCGTAACAATTGAGCATCTCGATACAATTGTTGATATGAGAAGAAATTTAGTTTTAATGGAATCCGAATTTCCAAATGAACTGAATCCGGTATTTAAAAATTTGGAAACTAATTTTACACCTTGGGCATTTAATCATCAAGATAGAGCAAATTGGGCAGAAGGTTTAAATGTAAAAACAATGGCTGAAGATCCGAATTGCGAATATTTGTTCTGGGTTGGATGTGCCGGAAGTTATGATTCAAGATATCAGAAAGTATCAAAGGCAATTGCCGAATTATTTAATAAAGCCGGAGTGAATTTTAGAATATTAGGCACTGAAGAAAAATGTAACGGGGATACCGCCAGAAGATTGGGTAACGAATATTTAGCACAGATGATGATGCAGGAAAATGTAGAAACTCTTAATTCATATAAAGTTAAAAAAATTGTTACAGGATGTCCGCATTGTTATAATTCTCTTAAAATTGAATATCCGCAGTTTGGAGGAAACTTTGAAGTATACCATCATTCCGAGGTTTTGGAGAAGTTAATTGACGATGGAATGATAAAATTAAAGGAAAATTCGCAGAAATCTAAAGTAACTTATCATGATTCATGTTATTTGGGAAGATATAATCAAATTTACAATTCTCCCAGAAATTCCTTAAATTCCGTTGTTGGATTAGATTTACTTGAGATGGATAGGAATAAAGATAAAGGATTTTGCTGCGGAGCGGGCGGCGGAAGAATGTTTTTGGAAGAAACAGAAGGAACAAAAATAAATATTAACAGAACGGAAGAGGCATTATCGACTAATGCAGATACAATTGCTTCTGCTTGTCCGTTTTGTATGACAATGCTGACTGATGGAGTTAAATCATTTGAAAAACAAGAGGATGTGTCGGTGAAAGATATTGCTGAAATAATATTAGAAAATTCAATTTAATAATTAATAACCAACAAAAAGGAGAAAAAATGAGCGATAAGTACACACAAATAGTCGAATTTGTAAAAAACATGCAAGCAGACGTTGAAAAATTCTACGTAAAAGGACAATCAGCGGCTGGAACAAGAGTTCGTAAAGCTCTTAGCGAATTAAAAAAAATGTCTCAAGATATGAGAAATGAAGTTCAAGAAAAAAAATTAGAAAAGAAAGCTTAATTATTTTTTCTTTTTTAAAATTATTTTAAGGCTGTTTATTAACTTAAGCAGCCTTATTTTTTGTATATGAAAATGAAAATTATCTTATTATCTACTTTTATTCTCAGTTTAGTATATTGGGCTTTTAATCCAAGCTTCAAAGAACATCAGAATTTGATAACTGAAGAAAAAATTGATTCAACGGTAACTGTTTCGTTTTCTTGCGTTGGTGATATTATGTGTCACTCGACTCAATATAATTCGGCAAAAGTGGATAAAGACAGTTTTGATTTCAAACCAATGTTTGAATTTATAAAAGATTATCTTGTTGAAAAAGATATCTTACTTGGAAATTTAGAAACCGTTCTTGCGGGTAAAACAAAAAATTATTCAGGTTATCCGTATTTTAATACGCCAAACCAATTTGCAGAAGCATTGAAAGACGCGGGATTTGATTTTTTGTTTACCGCAAATAATCACGCAAATGATCATGGATTGGAAGGAATTGAAAGAACTCTTGCAGAATTGAAAAATGTAAACATCATCCCAATCGGGACCAAATCATCCGTTGACACTTCGGAAATTTACAATCTTTTTGTGAGAAAAGGATTACGTTTTAGTCTTTTGGCATATACTTACGGAACAAATCCGCAGAATAAAAATAAAAATCCTCAAAAGAATATTAGTTTTATTGATACGCTCAAAATCAAAAATGAAATACAAGAATTAAAAAAGAAAAATGCTGATGTGATAATAATTTATTTCCATTTTGGAAATGAATATGATAAGAAAGTAAGTAAATATCAAAAACAGATTGTAAATAAAGTGATAAGCTACGGTGCAGATATTATTTTGGCAAGTCATCCGCATGTTCTGCAGCAATTCGAAAAATTTAAAAGCGTTAATGCAAATATTGACACTGGAATTGTTACATTTTCACTTGGTAATTTTATTTCTAATCAAAGATGGCGTTTTTCAGACGGCAGTATAATTTTCAATTTCGATGTAACAAAAAATATTTTCACCGATTCAGTTTATGTTTCCGATATTAGCTTTTTGCCAATTTGGATTTTTAAGGGAAAAATAAACGGTAAAAAAGAATACAGAATTTTACCGTCACAAAATTTTAATGACACATTGAAATATAATTTTTTAAAAACCGCAGATATTGATAGTATGAAAAGATCATATTATGATAACATAAAAATCTTTACATCAGCAAATAATTCTGCAAAAATCGATACAATGAAATTTTAATTATGAACAAAAAAACTTCACTAACAATTATTTTTATAACAGTTTTTATTGATCTTTTAGGATTTGGATTATTAATCCCGATTCTGCCAACATTTGCGAGCAAGGTACTGTTTATTTCAGATTTTCAAATAGGAATTTTAGTCGCCGCATTTTCTTTTATGCAATTTATTTTTAATCCCATTGTTTGAAATTATTCAGATAAAATTGGAAGACGACCGATAATTTTAGCTTCTTTACTTTTAACAGGTATTTCTTATTTGATTTTCAGCTTTGCTCATTCATTTTTTCTTTTGTTAATATCAAGAATTATAGCCGGACTTGGCGGAAGCAATATATCCGCGGCTCAAGCTTATATCGCAGATATTACCGAAGCAAAAGACAGAACAAAAGGAATGGGAATAATTGGAACCGCGTTTGCTTTAGGTTTTGTATTTGGTCCGATGCTAGGCGGAATTTTATCAGGTTACGGATACGAATTTGTAGGTTATGTAGCCGCGGGATTTTCATTCTCCGCATTCACATTCGCGCTTTTCTTTTTGAATGAATCATTAGATAAAAAGCTAGAAATCAAAAAAAGACAAAGTTTGTTTTCCACATCTACATTTAAAGATTTATTGCAGCAAAAGCGTTTAACTTTTTTTGTGTTTGTTTACTTCATAATTGTTTTTTCAATGGCAAATATCTATGGAACATTTGCGCTTTTAGGATATAAAGTTTATAATTTAAGTGATAGACAGATTGGAATTTTATATACAATTATGGGTTTAGCAAGC from Ignavibacteriota bacterium carries:
- a CDS encoding 4Fe-4S dicluster domain-containing protein; this translates as MGIKNIVFILVFISAFAFLYFNLKRLISYLSIGKRENRFDNIGERIKNVLTVGIGQSKILRDPVGGTVHALIFWGFLLFLTAVLESIIQGFYSNFSLIFLGPIFSLITLTQDIFGILVFAAVLFALYRRYIQKVKRLEHGKESLIDATIVLSLILVVVISMFGQNISHIAKNNFTLANWEVRPISFTLAHVFYSTGENASIWYEIFWWIHILTIFGFMNFLPYSKHLHVFASIPNVYFEKLGNKKFELKKINLEDETIEQYGAADVDHLTWKQMFDGYTCTECGRCSDACPANKTGKLLSPREIIINVRKRTVEKAPLILEKSENTELLEKTLIHNYITPEELWACTTCGACMQECPVTIEHLDTIVDMRRNLVLMESEFPNELNPVFKNLETNFTPWAFNHQDRANWAEGLNVKTMAEDPNCEYLFWVGCAGSYDSRYQKVSKAIAELFNKAGVNFRILGTEEKCNGDTARRLGNEYLAQMMMQENVETLNSYKVKKIVTGCPHCYNSLKIEYPQFGGNFEVYHHSEVLEKLIDDGMIKLKENSQKSKVTYHDSCYLGRYNQIYNSPRNSLNSVVGLDLLEMDRNKDKGFCCGAGGGRMFLEETEGTKININRTEEALSTNADTIASACPFCMTMLTDGVKSFEKQEDVSVKDIAEIILENSI
- a CDS encoding histone H1, with protein sequence MSDKYTQIVEFVKNMQADVEKFYVKGQSAAGTRVRKALSELKKMSQDMRNEVQEKKLEKKA
- a CDS encoding CapA family protein, coding for MKIILLSTFILSLVYWAFNPSFKEHQNLITEEKIDSTVTVSFSCVGDIMCHSTQYNSAKVDKDSFDFKPMFEFIKDYLVEKDILLGNLETVLAGKTKNYSGYPYFNTPNQFAEALKDAGFDFLFTANNHANDHGLEGIERTLAELKNVNIIPIGTKSSVDTSEIYNLFVRKGLRFSLLAYTYGTNPQNKNKNPQKNISFIDTLKIKNEIQELKKKNADVIIIYFHFGNEYDKKVSKYQKQIVNKVISYGADIILASHPHVLQQFEKFKSVNANIDTGIVTFSLGNFISNQRWRFSDGSIIFNFDVTKNIFTDSVYVSDISFLPIWIFKGKINGKKEYRILPSQNFNDTLKYNFLKTADIDSMKRSYYDNIKIFTSANNSAKIDTMKF